From the Rhinoraja longicauda isolate Sanriku21f chromosome 20, sRhiLon1.1, whole genome shotgun sequence genome, the window CTCACATAAATAAATGTAAAAGGTAATAAAGGTCCAAGATTTGATCAACATCGCTTCATAGGGATTTCCACCCCAGGAACCTGTCTCCCGAAACTTTGATGCTCTCCTGCGTGATAATTATTTTTGTCAGCAAGGAAACCACaattcacaccttctgtcttttcatctccggcctttgtccaaccatccacctatcaaaaccccccctcATCTCTATACACCTTTTATCTCCCAGGATTTGTcctgcctcccctctcttccaactttctttcttctttcccccctccccccaaatcgGTCTacaggtaaaatgtaaaaaaaaatttaaaaaattgtccctagtgggtgtaggatagtgttaatgtacggggatcactgggcggcacggacttggagggccgaaaaggcctgtttccggctgtatatatatgatatgatatgatatgatatatgagaagggtcccaactcgaaacatgacctatccatgttctccaaagttgctgcctgatccaaggagttaatccagcaatttgtgtcgtgaatcaacacctgcagtttcttgtttctaaaccAGAATTCTACATGGTACTCCATCTGTGGGCTTCCAATATCTCTGCAAAAATTGTACCGCATTTCTATGGGGTCATACATAGGTTTTAGTGAGTGGACAGGAATGGAGCAGATAGAAAAGAAAAGTGAAGCGACTTGTACACTTGTAAGCTAGTCCTTAACAACATCTAAACCTTTTATTGTGCGTACTTGCATGTTAACCATTTGTCATTCATGGATATTCTGTTTGATCCATTCTTGCCCACTCACATAAACCTGTTTATATGTCTTTGCAGCCTCTTATCAGTTTTTCATTGGTCAGTTTTCTTAATTCAATAAAGTTGTCAAACGTGATTTCTCACCCCAGTCATCAATAGAAATTGTAAATCGCTGAGGTCCAAGTTCTTATCACAAGTATCAAGGTgcagggaattttttttttttgttgcatacagatcagtaagattatttgcATACATAAGTACTATACCTGATTAAGTACCGAATGTATAGATACAGCAAGAGTTGCAagagttttggcaccattttcaaagtaccAGCTGCAGTTAGCCATAaaatcatgtataaaatcatgagaggaatagatcgggtagatgcacggagtctcttgctcagagtaggtgaattaaggatcagaggacataggtttaaggtgaaggggaaaagatttaataggaatctgagtggtaaccgtttcacacagagtgttgggtgtatggcacaagctgccagaggaggtagttgaggcagggactatcccaatgtttaagaaacaggacaggtacatgaataggacaggtttggagggatatgggccaaatgcgggcaggtgggactagtgtagcttggacatgttgtccagtgtgagtatgttgggctgaagggcctgtttccgcactgtatcactatgactatgactgtatAAAGGCCCATTGCAACCGTCGCCTGCATCCGGATCGCCAGTGAAAGTCGTGATACCCCTCTGGATGCAGCTGGCAACCTGCACATTTTGTTTTCTTCATTCTGCCTGTTAACCAATCCTTACCCTGTGCTAATATATTACCCTCAATTCGGTGACCCTAAGTGTTTTCTAGACGTCAAAATACATTGCATGCAACTAAGCTGTCTGCAACAAATGCAAACCTCTTTTCGTTTAATGGCATTGTCCCTCCTGCATTCCACCAACATCAACATTCTGAGGCGTCTTCACTCAATCAGCTGTGTAAATACGGTGGAAATGGAGCTGATCAGATGCTGGCAATCTTGTAGCAAATGACTTGCCTCCAGGTTACACAAAGCCTATCCCCAATCAACATGTTTGAAGTTGATGAATAGTCTACTTGGCTGGAACAGTTTTCCAACAACACCAAAGAACCATCCAATAGAAACCAGGCCACATGATAGCCACCCACCTGACTGGCACTCTTTATGTTCATGTCCTCCAAGACAGATGTACTGTAGCTGCCTCACCAGCACTTCTTAAAGCCACTTCCTCCACCACCTACCACAATGGGGATTTTGGGCATCTGGGTACACGGTCACCTCCTCCCAAGTCGGGCACAACTGGATTTGGAAATAAGTAGCCAGTGTTTTCTAGTTTTGTGATCTAAGTCTTGGAACTCCCGACCCAACAACACTTTGAGTACCTTCACTCAACGGTTCAAGACAGTTGTTCATCACCACTTTATCTCGGAAATTAgggattgtggcggctcccaagggtcgtgCCATACCACtatcgacccctcggcacgggaatggaccggtcacgaggtcgcccccctttgcgggtccccccacctgtccctccaactgtgcctccgccggcccctctgtcgaccgatttccGTACGCGGTCTGGTCGGGTTGtgtgaccaccagtgcgtttcgtgcctccggttctgggggggggtcctgtggtggctcccaagggtcgggccataccactaccgacccctcggcacgggaatggaccggtccaggggggcggccctttgctacggatataaaggatgaggttttgggcgcgatttcactctggcagacttgaccggtctagcaaacgtaataaaatcaaacctcccgaaatacccggctcctcgccttcatttcgggcctttttcgacgcgccacaggatgagcaataaatgcgAGTTGTCTCATCatccaatagtttagtttacagagacagtgcagatacaggcaattcggcccaccaagtccgtgccgaccaatgatccctgtatattaacactatcctacacacaccagggacaattttacattgataccaagccaattaacctacaaacctgtaagtctttgtagtgtgggaggaaaccgaagatcgtggagataacccacgcggtcacggggagaacgtgcaaactccgtacagacagcacccgtagttgggattgagcccatgtctctggcactgtaagtgttCTCCaccgagcaactctaccgctgtgctaccctcaaataaatgaaattaaaaatgcCATTAGTGCCAATAGTTTTCCCCATTAGTGTTGGGTTTATTACCTATAGTTCCCCTTCCTGCATAGGAAACTGGATTGGTTCCCACAGATTAGAAAACAGCCATGGTAAAGTTTGGGAAATATTGGAAGATAAAAATGAATGCATCTCTGTTTCTGCAACTACATATTTCAAAAAATGCTAGGATGTAGACCACAAGGATCAGGTAATGTATTTTAGTCCCATTAATTACTCCAGTGCTGTTTCACCACCaagataaatctcaaattgtgaataGCACCAGTCAACCACAAAATCTTCCATTCCCATTATCGCTCTTTTCTCCCCTGTTGCTGAGGACCAGCGATGAATTCCTAAATGAGTAGTGACTTCCCACAAATGAATCTTGGAGAGAGACCAGTATTATTGGCTTTTACCCCTCAAACCTTGCTCCTTGGTTAGAAAACCTATAATCCCTTTCCCAGTCACAGTCTAAGACTTGACTGTTCAAGACCTGATGTTCATGAAATGAGCTCTCGGGCATATCTAACATATTACCAAGATGACTTCTTTTCACCAAGGATGCTGGTTCTAAAATAGTCATATATACTGCACTTGTTTATGGATTTATATTATTTCCTGTCCAATAATATTCTGTTTTCCATAAATATTTGACAGTTCGTGCACTGCTGGAATTCACCATTTTTTTCCAGAACCTCTAACTTTCTAAGATATGTGCTTCACCATTTCTGTTCTTTTGCACAGTTCTTTTTACTTCCCCTTTGATCATGTGGGCCCATGGCCCTGTTATTCTGCGCCTCTACCTCTTTACTTCTGTTCTTTTAAGATTGTCCTTCAAATTTGCCCCTTCAACCAAGCTTTTGAACTCCTGACCTAATGCATGGCTTGTATGATTCAGTCATATTTAGTTTTAGAATGTTTTAATAATTAAAATgttttcataatttttttaatcatttgttcCTCATTGAAGCTTCTCATTGGTGACTTCGATTGTTATTGAGATCACTTTGGATTGAAAGGGGATATTTATCCATTTGCCCGTGAATGAAATTCAGTTAGGATGGAGTTGGCTGGATTTCATTTCTCCTCTGATAAAGTCAAAATTGTAGAGATATTTCGATGGATAGGATTCCAAGTTTGACGAAGTCACAAATTGCCTTTCACAGCCTTGGGGTTGTCCCACAGCGCTTCAAACTTAAAAGCATTTAATCTGCTCTAGACACTGCAAGCAAGCGTCACAATATGATAATGACTGGACAGTGCAGGTGATAAGATTTGGCCTGGTTATTGGAGATGGTTTCCTATTCTTCAGAATATTTTCTGGGATTTTTTtccgtttaatttagagatagtgtggaaacaggcccttttggcccactgggtccgcaccaaccagcgatctccgcacattaacactatcctatacccactagggacaatttgtaaaaaacatttaccaagccaatgaacctacatacctgtgcgtctttggagtgtgggaggaaaccggagatctcggagaaaacccacgcaggttacggggagaacgtacaaactctgtacagacagcacctgtacgtgcgaactccgtacagacagacccgggatcgaacccgggtctctggcgctgcattcgctgtaaggcagcaactctaccgctgcgccaccgtactgcctgCTAAATCTTTTACATCTACGTGGAAGAGAGGAGGTCATTAGTTTTTAACATTTGAAAATGATGTCTCCTTCAAATTGGGACTTGGAGATTGGAATGCTCCCCTCACGGGGATTGTCAAGTCCTATTACTAAGCATTCTTCGCTGAAACTTGCCCTTTGCAAACGTTTTAAGTAATGAATTAAATGTCGTCCCTTTAGCATCTGACTTTTGATCAGAGGATTTTTTTCAAGTATTTGTTTTTCGAATTGAGATAGTATTCCAGGTAGTAACTCGTACCCAATCAAATCATCTTGTTTAGTATCTGGTGTTCTTTATATTGGAGAATAGGAGTTTGCAGTAATACCTGTGACCTCCCCTTTGAGGTTATTCCCTCATAATTGGATGTGTTCTGGAAGATTTTGAGCGAAAAATGGAAAGGCagagtttttggagtgtgggaggaaaaggtgAAAGGTGTTAGCATTCAGAGAGACCCGTGATCCTTGTATAAGAATCACTGAAAATTTAATACACAGATAAAatcaattaggaaggcaaatgcgcAAGTCTTTGCAGCAAGAGGATTTCATTATAAGAGCGGAGAGGTCTTGCTTCAATTTTCTTTGGCTCCAGTGAGATTGCATCTAGATATTGTAGGGTATACTGGCAATAGAGCCAGAACAACTGatacaaagacctgcagatgctggtttacaaaaaaagattcaaagtggtagagtaactcagcaggtcaagcaacatctctgggaaGCATGGaatggtgaagtttcgggtcaggacaattCTCTCCCAAGTGGACTTGTCACCAGaaatgagctgctgagttaccctagcactttttgtttttttcAAAGCAAAgattcatcagattgattcccaAAATGGCAGGTTTGATTAGTCAAGTTTGACTCGTGCTCCACTGTcgttttggaagaatgagagataATCTAATTTGAAATATTCAAAATTCTTAGGTGCCTTGACTGGTTAGACAGTCTTGTGGAGAATGAGTGAGCACATTCTTGAAACAGCTGGTCAGCATTCAGGACAAGGATGAGGAGAAAATTCTTTACTGGGTGGGATAATGATGATTTGGAATTCTCTAACCAAGACGGTTGGGGATGCTCAGTCGTGATTGTACTAAAAACAGGATTTAAGATATCAAGGGAATCAAATTATAAAGAAGTTAAAAGGTCAGCCATGGTCCTAGCGAATGGCGGAtgggttttggggcccaaatggCTGACCTCGGttctcttttgtgttttttttgtaattaTTTGAAGCCACACAATTTGTGTATCTTGCACAAGATGCCTTaagaaggaagaatataggtccaaatttaaagtaagaaatgtagcATACAAATAGAGATTCCATCTATGTGTTTAATCTGAAAAAAAAGCATGCTTtcagtttttttgtttatttgtctATTATGTATTTTCTTTTCTCCCAACCAAATCTCCTGTGCCTTTTTTTTAGATTGGAGGCAGTAAGCACATAATGAATGATCACCTGCACATTGGAAGCCATGGACAGATCCAGGTTCAACAACTTTTTGaagacagcagcagcagcagcaacaaaagGACTATTTTGACCACTCAACCGAATGGACTTACTGCAATTGGTAAAACGTCTTTACCGGTGGTTCAGGCCAAGCAGCTGGAGGGTTCACACAAGCGTCAGGGAAGTTCTGCTTCAGTAAAGTCAACAGACTGTACTTCAAAAGTGAAGTCCGCCGTCATGACTCCAGAGCAAGCCATGAAGCAGTCTATGCACAAACTGTCAGCATTTGAACACCATGAGATATTCAACTACCCTGAAATCTACTTTATTGGTCCAAATGCAAAAAAAAGGCAAGGTGTGGTTAGTGGCTCAAATAATAGCGGTTATGACGACGACCAGGGCTCTTATATCCATGTACCTCATGATCACATAACTTATAGGTATGAAGTTTTGAAAGTGATCGGAAAAGGGAGCTTTGGTCAGGTCGTGAAAGCTTATGATCACAAACAGCACCAGCACATAGCACTGAAAATGGTGAGGAATGAGAAACGGTTTCACCGACAGGCTGCTGAGGAGATACGGATCCTCGAGCACCTGAAGAAACAGGACAAAGACCAGACTATGAATATCATCCACATGCTGGAAAACTTCACATTCCGCAATCACATTTGCATGACGTTTGAATTGCTGAGCATGAATCTCTACGAACTGATCAAAAAGAACAAGTTCCAAGGGTTCAGCCTGCCGCTGGTTCGCAAGTTTGCCCACTCGATTTTGCTCTGCTTGGATGCTTTACACAAAAATAGAATTATTCATTGTGACCTTAAACCAGAGAATATTCTGTTGAAACAGCAGGGGCGAAGTGGGATTAAAGTCATAGATTTTGGTTCTAGTTGTTATGAACATCAGCGTGTGTACACTTACATCCAGTCAAGGTTTTACCGCGCACCTGAAGTGATCCTTGGAGCACGCTATGGGATGCCTATAGACATGTGGAGTTTGGGTTGCATTCTGGCTGAACTATTGACAGGTTACCCACTGTTGCCTGGAGAAGATGAAGGGGACCAGCTTGCTTGCATGATTGAGTTGCTGGGTATTGCACCTCAAAAGTTTTTAGATCAGTCAAAACGAGCCAAAAATTTTGTCAGCTCTAAAGGCTATCCCCGTTATTGCACTGTTACGACTCTGCCAGATGGGTCAGTTGTTCTTAACGGAGGACGGTCACGAAGAGGGAAGCTTCGTGGCCCCCCGGGGAGCAAGGATTGGGTGACAGCCTTGAAAGGATGCGACGATCCTCTCTTTCTCGACTTTCTGAAGCAGTGCTTGGAATGGGATCCTACGTTGCGTATGACCCCCAGCCAAGCACTGCGGCACCCCTGGCTCCGGAGACGTCTGCCAAAGCCTCCAGCTGGTGAGAGAGCTTCCTCCAAGAGAGTGACCGAAAGCACTGGTGCTATTACATCCATTTCTAAATTGCCTCCAACGTCAGGCTCAACGTCAAAACTAAGAACTAATTTGACACAAATAACTGATGCCAATGGAAATACTCAACAACGAACAGTTTTGCCCAAGTTGGTTAGCTGAGTTTGAATAAGTTTATACCAGGGATGTGGAGAAAATCTATCGGCACATCTCTGAGCCTTATTCACTTGAACTTTTATATTATTTTTTGAACATTTGTAATTATTAAATATTGGAATTTTAAGCACCATTTGTTAAGAACTAGGAAACTATTTAACTACTTGCTGGGGACCATGCCTTATTGGAAGGTGGTTTTTCAGGTGAAGTTAAATACCTTTTTCATTCTGGCATTGGAATGTGCAGGTCAGATCATGGAACACTTGCAGTTGTCAAAAAAGCGGTCGCTGATCTTAATTTGACGAATTAATGACAGATTAATCGGCCAGTATTGAATATTGTAAAAAAACAACTCTTTTTAAGACAGTGGCTCTTGCTAATCAATCACAATCTGCATTTACTTATTTCTAAAGGAACTCTCTTTGAAGATCTATAATGAAGCCCTCTAATTTAAACATGGTTTTTTGGTATCTCATTATTCCTATTGTAAATGTTTGTCCTTGTGGCATCTGTTCAGTTTTCAAATAAGGCTAATAAATTGGACAATGGATGTCCATAAATGTTTTGAATCTAGAAATGAGGAGGATTGGCAAATTCGTGACGTTGAAActaattttaaaattgaaatatGTCAAATCATTTTTGAAAGCTTTCAGTTTTTGTTATCTCCATCTATCCTCCTAATGCAAATGGCGTCATTTAGGATCCAGCTCTTGAAAATGGAAGGAACAGAAGTAGATTACATGACATAGGAATTTGTTCAAGTGGACTTGTTGGTGAGTAATTGGAATGTCTTGCGGTGAATGCATTTGACCTTGATGTAGAAAACTATGTAGGAAAATCTAACAATCTCTGACGTGTATTTCTTTTATCGTGACAACATTTACTGTTGGGCTGTGTCATTGAGCAAGATAGGATGGCATTTTGAAACCAATAAGGAACTAGGAAACCTCTTAAagtgaatggggaaaaaaaactagGTATGCTTGTTGGCCTACCTGAAATGTCTCAAACTATTTTATcatacatattttaaaaaatgtggCAGTCTGAAAAATTAAGGACTGAAagttggggaaaaaaaagcattTGTATTTTGAACAAGTTGGTTATTACCAGTAATTTTCGATTTATTCTCCATTAAATTCTTAATTATATACTTGCTGCATTTATTCAGTTCTGAAATATCTGGAGTTCTCATCAGTTCTCTGATTTCGGCTGATATGTGCGAGGGAGACTGAACACAAATTCTGAGTTACTGCTCAGTAGAAACGGTGCAGATTTTCTCTGTTAAAACTGAGTACTGACAGCCTAATCATTATTATTTATCACAAATTCTAGGCTGTTGATttaaatttcttttaaattaaaaGGTTGAATATTTTTAACTTGTATGAATGAATTGGGATTGTTCATAAAATGTGAAGTATTATTACATAAGCTAAATTTGAACTTTTTTACCTGGAAGATCTAATATTCAAGGCATGGTCCCCAGTTAGACTGGTATAAAGCAGACTACAATTTATGCCAAGTATCTTCAAAGCAAAAATACGCATTCAGATTTAGACCTTGCATCTTCACATGTAATTGATATTCAAATGTTTTTGACAGCCATACCATCTCTGGGAAGATTTtgtatgttttcaaaagagataaATGGAAATTAATGATACTAATTGAAACTTTGCTGCACTTGGGTTTAAGCCAATCAACCTTTACGAATACAGTAATTGAATCTGATTAATGTATTTAAATGTATATTGCATTTTCATCCTGGTGCAATATTTCAAATAACATACTATCTTTTTGTAGTATTTTTATGCTTTGTAATATTTTTAATTACGTTGTAACTTTACAGTATCACTGAAATACCACTACAAAAATTGTTATTATACTTTGGGTTTATACAATTTACGGAAAGATATTTTTATATTTGAATTGGCCTGAAATTTATTTTGGGCCATTCTATATGTGCTCACTTGTTGAAAAATATCTCCAAGCTTTACTTCTGTTTCACATTTTCAAATTAACCATTAATTGTAATAGTCCATTTGTTTATTTAAGATACTTGTATGTTTTGGCTTCACTTAGTGTAGTTGAATTAGTACTCTATAGTTATGGCTCAGAAGGTTATTAATTTTAGCTACCAGTTAACTCTTGTAGGTGGTTTGTATGAAGATGCCTATGGTACATGTTCTAACTTGATAACAATTTGGTGTCTTGTGGTCTCAGGTTATAATATGAACGGCAGCTTCTCTGTACGCTGTTGTTCAGAACAGTTAACAGTTGTTTCACCACAGCAGAAATAGAACAATTTAACATTATATGGGCATGTGAAACAACTTTTCTCACATTAGGCAACTTGTGCCCTTAGTATTAACAATGTGCCTTTTGTTATCAGTGCCATGTTGCCATGTTGCAGGGTTTACAGGTAATTAATTCATTGATCATGGATACACTAGTGATGTAGCAGTTTATATGGTTATATTGGTGCGATTTGTTTTGAATGGTTGGAAAAAGAAATGAATAACCACTGAAGATAAAATTAATTCAACCCTAAAATGTGGAAGGTTTGGGAAAAATATTAAAAGAAATCCCAAGATTGAGTTTCGCTTTATAATCTGTAAGAAAAGCTGCCACAAAATTTAATGGTGACAATTTTATATAGTGGGAATTAAATGTTCAGCTGGTCTTTTAAGATATCTCCTTGGCAGCATTTTTGGTGAAAGGATGCTTTAGCTAAAATCTGATGAGCAGGAAAAATCATTTGAGAGCAATGTAAGGATGCCATTACCAAACTCGTACCCTGAGCAGCAGAATGGCGTAACTGGTAGAGTCGCTGGTCTGTCGCACTGcacatgccagagacctgggttcgaccctgacctctggtgccatttgggtggagtttgtactttcgtggttttcctctcctctggtttcctccaatatcccaaagacacgtgcatttgtaggttaattggccctctgtggaTTGCCCCTGTGTCTagcgagtggatgaaaaagtgggataacatggaattagtgtcAATGGGTGTCCATGCTCGGCATGGGCtcgatggggcgaa encodes:
- the dyrk2 gene encoding dual specificity tyrosine-phosphorylation-regulated kinase 2 isoform X3, with product MLVQIEGRTADSSGLQPDYRTGTDCSDSRRGGQGSRLGDRPSPLGLPPLKSHTIGGSKHIMNDHLHIGSHGQIQVQQLFEDSSSSSNKRTILTTQPNGLTAIGKTSLPVVQAKQLEGSHKRQGSSASVKSTDCTSKVKSAVMTPEQAMKQSMHKLSAFEHHEIFNYPEIYFIGPNAKKRQGVVSGSNNSGYDDDQGSYIHVPHDHITYRYEVLKVIGKGSFGQVVKAYDHKQHQHIALKMVRNEKRFHRQAAEEIRILEHLKKQDKDQTMNIIHMLENFTFRNHICMTFELLSMNLYELIKKNKFQGFSLPLVRKFAHSILLCLDALHKNRIIHCDLKPENILLKQQGRSGIKVIDFGSSCYEHQRVYTYIQSRFYRAPEVILGARYGMPIDMWSLGCILAELLTGYPLLPGEDEGDQLACMIELLGIAPQKFLDQSKRAKNFVSSKGYPRYCTVTTLPDGSVVLNGGRSRRGKLRGPPGSKDWVTALKGCDDPLFLDFLKQCLEWDPTLRMTPSQALRHPWLRRRLPKPPAGERASSKRVTESTGAITSISKLPPTSGSTSKLRTNLTQITDANGNTQQRTVLPKLVS
- the dyrk2 gene encoding dual specificity tyrosine-phosphorylation-regulated kinase 2 isoform X2, which produces MLTRKPCAAAVVYPTGRTADSSGLQPDYRTGTDCSDSRRGGQGSRLGDRPSPLGLPPLKSHTIGGSKHIMNDHLHIGSHGQIQVQQLFEDSSSSSNKRTILTTQPNGLTAIGKTSLPVVQAKQLEGSHKRQGSSASVKSTDCTSKVKSAVMTPEQAMKQSMHKLSAFEHHEIFNYPEIYFIGPNAKKRQGVVSGSNNSGYDDDQGSYIHVPHDHITYRYEVLKVIGKGSFGQVVKAYDHKQHQHIALKMVRNEKRFHRQAAEEIRILEHLKKQDKDQTMNIIHMLENFTFRNHICMTFELLSMNLYELIKKNKFQGFSLPLVRKFAHSILLCLDALHKNRIIHCDLKPENILLKQQGRSGIKVIDFGSSCYEHQRVYTYIQSRFYRAPEVILGARYGMPIDMWSLGCILAELLTGYPLLPGEDEGDQLACMIELLGIAPQKFLDQSKRAKNFVSSKGYPRYCTVTTLPDGSVVLNGGRSRRGKLRGPPGSKDWVTALKGCDDPLFLDFLKQCLEWDPTLRMTPSQALRHPWLRRRLPKPPAGERASSKRVTESTGAITSISKLPPTSGSTSKLRTNLTQITDANGNTQQRTVLPKLVS
- the dyrk2 gene encoding dual specificity tyrosine-phosphorylation-regulated kinase 2 isoform X1, which translates into the protein MGDVSGRDPSSDRKETCRTADSSGLQPDYRTGTDCSDSRRGGQGSRLGDRPSPLGLPPLKSHTIGGSKHIMNDHLHIGSHGQIQVQQLFEDSSSSSNKRTILTTQPNGLTAIGKTSLPVVQAKQLEGSHKRQGSSASVKSTDCTSKVKSAVMTPEQAMKQSMHKLSAFEHHEIFNYPEIYFIGPNAKKRQGVVSGSNNSGYDDDQGSYIHVPHDHITYRYEVLKVIGKGSFGQVVKAYDHKQHQHIALKMVRNEKRFHRQAAEEIRILEHLKKQDKDQTMNIIHMLENFTFRNHICMTFELLSMNLYELIKKNKFQGFSLPLVRKFAHSILLCLDALHKNRIIHCDLKPENILLKQQGRSGIKVIDFGSSCYEHQRVYTYIQSRFYRAPEVILGARYGMPIDMWSLGCILAELLTGYPLLPGEDEGDQLACMIELLGIAPQKFLDQSKRAKNFVSSKGYPRYCTVTTLPDGSVVLNGGRSRRGKLRGPPGSKDWVTALKGCDDPLFLDFLKQCLEWDPTLRMTPSQALRHPWLRRRLPKPPAGERASSKRVTESTGAITSISKLPPTSGSTSKLRTNLTQITDANGNTQQRTVLPKLVS
- the dyrk2 gene encoding dual specificity tyrosine-phosphorylation-regulated kinase 2 isoform X4, yielding MNDHLHIGSHGQIQVQQLFEDSSSSSNKRTILTTQPNGLTAIGKTSLPVVQAKQLEGSHKRQGSSASVKSTDCTSKVKSAVMTPEQAMKQSMHKLSAFEHHEIFNYPEIYFIGPNAKKRQGVVSGSNNSGYDDDQGSYIHVPHDHITYRYEVLKVIGKGSFGQVVKAYDHKQHQHIALKMVRNEKRFHRQAAEEIRILEHLKKQDKDQTMNIIHMLENFTFRNHICMTFELLSMNLYELIKKNKFQGFSLPLVRKFAHSILLCLDALHKNRIIHCDLKPENILLKQQGRSGIKVIDFGSSCYEHQRVYTYIQSRFYRAPEVILGARYGMPIDMWSLGCILAELLTGYPLLPGEDEGDQLACMIELLGIAPQKFLDQSKRAKNFVSSKGYPRYCTVTTLPDGSVVLNGGRSRRGKLRGPPGSKDWVTALKGCDDPLFLDFLKQCLEWDPTLRMTPSQALRHPWLRRRLPKPPAGERASSKRVTESTGAITSISKLPPTSGSTSKLRTNLTQITDANGNTQQRTVLPKLVS